The following are encoded in a window of Rosa chinensis cultivar Old Blush chromosome 4, RchiOBHm-V2, whole genome shotgun sequence genomic DNA:
- the LOC112199191 gene encoding uncharacterized protein LOC112199191, translated as MWEPDPFTMTYSGPYNVTMHSFPSTTVTPTLPFAVPHFTQAKSSAQDHTIYPTYATTTTTNISSHSNQFPVITPHLSFPHMTGPYSHNSSIPLVFQQPGPVPYIDPTLPTMKQMRLEFSTFGGGDPVEWLNKAEQYFEFYQIPEERKLSIATMHLTDKASDRWYMFRHEFPHTWQGLADLLMREFSSYNRSEYQAALARMSQTGSVEHYKEQFTKLSRRAPGFPPEVLLSCFIGGLKEDIRVDVQAQKPRTLYEACELARVYETRNESHRSYARSSNQPRPLLGTHSTSAHRFTPSSNNPKLQGSSMARNAQLSSGNTPHTGNRRLSQAEYQERRAKNQCFFCDETFKPGHNCRKGQLMVMEISQDERDLLSSTDLVEEEVPPITDLEEPLIRLQVMSDNKSSPATMQLKGNFNKKVVHVLIDSGATHNFIHPQLLRGTKVQVHNFSPLHVVLASGAKMKTSGEAKIELQLQQFSFSDDFYILPVTGYEIVLGASWLRPLGDILWNFDTMRMKFCVHGFEYQLQGDTTATATVIGCKAMTRLLKKEKEAMLVQVQPVLANEKLDTPNARIQALINKYEELFTTPTTLPPSRKQDHKIELFPNTPPVSVRPYRYPHFQKAEIEKIVQELLANGVIRPSVSPFSSPVLLVKKKDGTWRMCVDYRSLNTATVKDKYPILVVDELLDEVHGSTIFTKLDLRSGYHQIRMDTADINKTAFRTHNGHYEFLVMPFGLTNAPSTF; from the coding sequence ATGTGGGAGCCTGATCCATTTACCATGACCTACTCGGGCCCTTATAACGTCACTATGCATTCATTCCCTTCCACCACTGTTACACCAACCTTGCCATTTGCAGTTCCACATTTCACCCAAGCTAAGAGTTCGGCTCAGGATCACACTATATATCCTACATATGCCACTACCACTACAACCAACATCTCTTCACACAGCAACCAATTCCCAGTTATCACACCACATTTGTCATTTCCACACATGACTGGTCCGTACTCTCACAACTCATCAATCCCACTTGTGTTCCAGCAGCCTGGTCCCGTGCCTTATATTGACCCTACTTTGCCTACAATGAAACAAATGCGGCTGGAATTCAGTACCTTCGGTGGGGGAGATCCTGTTGAGTGGCTCAACAAGGCAGAACAATATTTTGAGTTTTATCAGATTCCCGAAGAAAGAAAACTCTCAATAGCAACCATGCATTTGACGGATAAGGCTTCCGACAGATGGTATATGTTTCGGCATGAATTTCCCCACACCTGGCAAGGGCTAGCTGATCTACTGATGAGAGAATTCAGTAGCTATAACAGGTCGGAATACCAAGCTGCATTGGCTAGGATGTCTCAAACGGGCAGTGTGGAGCACTACAAGGAACAATTCACAAAGTTATCTCGAAGAGCCCCGGGGTTTCCTCCTGAGGTGTTATTATCATGCTTCATTGGGGGATTGAAGGAAGACATCAGGGTTGATGTACAAGCACAGAAACCTAGAACTCTCTATGAGGCATGTGAACTAGCTAGAGTTTATGAAACTAGGAATGAAAGTCACAGAAGCTATGCAAGAAGTTCTAATCAACCTAGGCCACTTCTTGGCACTCATTCCACTTCTGCTCACAGGTTCACTCCTTCAAGTAATAACCCCAAACTGCAAGGCTCTTCAATGGCCAGAAATGCTCAGCTATCAAGTGGAAATACACCTCACACTGGAAATAGAAGGTTATCTCAAGCTGAGTATCAAGAACGGAGAGCAAAAAATCAATGTTTTTTTTGCGACGAGACATTTAAGCCAGGTCATAATTGTAGAAAGGGACAACTAATGGTGATGGAAATATCACAGGATGAAAGAGATCTTTTGAGTTCAACAGATTTGGTGGAGGAGGAGGTTCCACCAATCACTGACCTTGAGGAGCCACTCATCAGATTGCAGGTCATGAGTGATAACAAGTCCAGTCCAGCCACTATGCAACTAAAGGGCAATTTTAACAAGAAAGTAGTTCATGTGCTTATTGATTCAGGTGCTACTCATAATTTTATTCATCCACAGCTTCTCAGAGGCACCAAGGTACAGGTACACAACTTTTCTCCTTTACATGTTGTTTTAGCTAGTGGTGCAAAAATGAAGACTAGTGGGGAAGCTAAGATTGAGCTCCAACTCCAGCAATTCAGTTTCTCAGATGATTTTTACATACTTCCTGTAACTGGCTATGAAATAGTTTTAGGAGCTAGTTGGTTGAGGCCCCTCGGTGACATTCTGTGGAATTTTGACACCATGCGTATGAAATTTTGTGTGCACGGTTTTGAGTACCAATTGCAGGGGGACACTACTGCCACAGCGACTGTTATTGGTTGTAAAGCCATGACCAGGCtgcttaaaaaagaaaaagaggccATGCTAGTCCAAGTGCAACCGGTTTTGGCGAATGAAAAGTTAGATACACCAAATGCACGAATTCAAGCCTTAATCAACAAGTATGAGGAGCTGTTCACAACGCCAACAACACTGCCACCAAGCAGGAAGCAAGATCACAAGATTGAGTTATTCCCTAATACACCACCAGTAAGTGTGAGACCTTATCGGTATCCTCATTTTCAAAAGGCTGAAATAGAAAAAATTGTGCAAGAATTATTGGCTAATGGGGTGATTAGACCTAGTGTTAGCCCTTTCTCTTCTCCTGTACTTTTGGTTAAGAAGAAAGATGGCACATGGAGAATGTGTGTGGACTACAGATCCTTGAATACAGCCACTGTCAAAGATAAGTATCCTATTCTTGTGGTTGATGAATTATTAGATGAGGTGCATGGTTCCACAATTTTTACAAAGCTTGACTTACGATCTGGTTATCATCAGATTAGGATGGATACTGCTGATATAAATAAGACTGCCTTCAGAACACATAATGGCCATTATGAATTCTTAGTCATGCCGTTTGGTCTAACAAATGCTCCATCTACATTTTAG